One genomic segment of Chelonia mydas isolate rCheMyd1 chromosome 1, rCheMyd1.pri.v2, whole genome shotgun sequence includes these proteins:
- the TMEM139 gene encoding transmembrane protein 139, which produces MWVESHWRGIRQALLFVFTAALLTGVTMLAISSNINAVGFFFLGVGGMCLIGYLLSVFVECFLKHRHPQDTNQAATRRQSQAGVNAAYEAPAYEEVVTMTPAPTVWTITSNSGTVPSTVGEPPPYSVVIEPPSMAETGAETFSISVASGIRRASEADAGSRLHLRLVLPPRMQRFVSDIHDVKGVEERLERLEPLTPPPAYESPTDDDVFAEAFQPSRQ; this is translated from the exons ATGTGGGTAGAGTCACATTGGAGAGGCATCCGCCAAGCTCTGttgtttgtcttcactgctgcaCTTCTCACTGGGGTCACCATGCTGGCTATCTCCTCTAACATCAACGCAGTGGGATTCTtcttcctgggggtggggggcatgtgcCTGATTGGCTACCTGCTGAGTGTGTTTGTGGAATGCTTCCTGAAGCATCGGCACCCACAGGATACAAATCAGGCAGCCACAaggaggcagagccaggcagg GGTGAATGCTGCCTATGAAGCACCAGCCTATGAGGAGGTGGTGACAATGACACCAGCCCCAACAGTCTGGACGATCACCTCCAATTCAGGCACAGTGCCCTCAACAGTAGGGGAGCCCCCACCATACAGTGTGGTCATTGAGCCGCCCAGCATGGCAGAAACTGGGGCGGAGACCTTCAGCATCTCAGTGGCATCAGGCATCAGGCGTGCCTCTGAGGCAGACGCAGGCTCCAGGCTGCACCTTAGGTTGGTGCTGCCCCCGAGGATGCAGCGCTTTGTCTCAGATATCCATGACGTCAAAGGTGTTGAAGAGAGGCTGGAACGGCTGGAGCCACTCACCCCACCACCTGCTTATGAGAGTCCCACTGATGATGATGTCTTTGCAGAAGCTTTCCAACCCTCAAGACAATGA